The DNA sequence CCGGAACGGCGTCCCGAGGAGGACGTTCTTGTTGCCGAGCTGGAAGGTCTCCACCGTGCCCGGATGGGGCTGCCCGCTCCGCTTCGACAGCTCCGGCTTGTGGTCGAAGAGATCCATCTGCGACGGCCCGCCGTTCTGGCAGAGCTGGATCACCGCCTTCGCCCGCCCGGGGAAGTGGCCGGGGCGCG is a window from the Planctomycetota bacterium genome containing:
- a CDS encoding DUF1501 domain-containing protein, which gives rise to MSSERFAPGRDPLPSRRAALASLGGSFSGLVLAALLADKGHGAPTAAAASPLAPRPGHFPGRAKAVIQLCQNGGPSQMDLFDHKPELSKRSGQPHPGTVETFQLGNKNVLLGTPFR